The following coding sequences are from one Humulus lupulus chromosome X, drHumLupu1.1, whole genome shotgun sequence window:
- the LOC133806361 gene encoding leucine-rich repeat receptor-like serine/threonine-protein kinase At1g17230 has protein sequence MGANDSKKWHTPKRVATQSKQGLVVGISSLPSGLEQKQLNKFEVLQEQLNGGKEEGKRSLWKGLQRISLSVKAWIILGNFNALFSCMDRSGGKTVSALDAHTLPLSSSVEETNLLSEIVESLLLRIINANNLSGPIPTYLGSITTLTRLSMESILFSGTIPSEIGKLVNLEYLTLAANNFTREFPDLTSLTKLKELRISSNYFTGRMPEFGNLKQLQML, from the exons ATGGGTGCAAATGACAGTAAAAAATGGCACACTCCAAAGCGTGTGGCTACTCAATCTAAACAAGGATTGGTTGTAGGTATTAGTTCTCTTCCTTCTGGGCTAGAGCAAAAGCAGTTGAATAAATTTGAGGTGCTTCAAGAGCAGTTGAATGGTGGAAAAGAAG AGGGAAAGAGGAGTTTATGGAAAGGGTTACAAAGGATATCACTCTCTGTAAAAGCTTGGATCATTTTAGGGAACTTCAATGCCCTTTTCTCTTGTATGGACAGATCTGGAGGGAAAACGGTTTCAGCGTTGGA TGCACACACTCTTCCATTGTCTTCCAGTGTCGAAGAAACCAACCTTCTCTCAGAAATTGTGGAGTCTCTTTTGTTGAG GATCATTAATGCCAACAATTTATCAGGACCAATTCCTACCTATTTAGGAAGCATAACCACTCTCACTCGTTT GTCCATGGAGAGCATTTTGTTTTCTGGAACTATTCCCTCTGAGATTGGGAAATTGGTCAACTTGGAATATTT GACTCTTGCTGCAAACAATTTCACTAGAGAGTTCCCTGATCTCACTAGTCTCACCAAGTTAAAAGAACT AAGGATCAGTAGTAACTACTTCACAGGAAGGATGCCTGAGTTTGGCAATTTGAAACAGCTTCAGATGTTGTAA